One window of Nocardia nova SH22a genomic DNA carries:
- a CDS encoding histidine phosphatase family protein: MTVILLRHGVSTSNTAHTLAGRSPGVDLTERGGDQALAVAERLSPLPIEHIVHSPLLRCTRTVSPLADKLGIEPEPDERLLEVDYGDWTGRALSELVKEPLWKTVQGHASGAVFPGGEGLAQVQYRAVAAVRDIDARLAARHERDVLWVACTHGDVIKSLLADAFGIHLDGFQRIVVEPASISVVRYTPLGPSVWRVNDTGSDLSALAAARQQAERAGPVPGGEVDPAPRADNGNIADPPDAGSRDQ; encoded by the coding sequence ATGACGGTGATCCTGTTGCGGCACGGGGTGTCGACCTCCAACACCGCACACACCCTCGCCGGTCGCAGTCCCGGCGTAGATCTCACCGAACGCGGCGGCGATCAGGCTCTCGCGGTGGCAGAACGCCTGTCGCCGTTACCGATCGAGCACATCGTGCATTCACCGCTGCTGCGGTGCACGCGCACGGTGTCGCCGCTGGCCGACAAGCTCGGTATCGAACCCGAACCCGACGAGCGGCTGCTCGAGGTGGACTACGGGGACTGGACCGGGCGCGCGCTGTCGGAGCTGGTGAAGGAACCGCTGTGGAAGACGGTGCAAGGGCATGCCTCCGGCGCGGTGTTCCCGGGCGGTGAGGGTCTGGCCCAGGTCCAGTACCGGGCGGTGGCGGCGGTGCGCGATATCGACGCCCGGCTGGCGGCCCGCCACGAGCGCGATGTGCTGTGGGTGGCGTGCACGCACGGGGACGTGATCAAGTCGCTGCTGGCCGACGCCTTCGGCATCCATCTCGACGGTTTCCAGCGCATCGTGGTCGAACCGGCCTCGATCAGCGTCGTGCGCTACACCCCGCTGGGGCCGTCGGTGTGGCGGGTCAACGACACCGGATCGGATCTGTCCGCGCTGGCCGCGGCCCGGCAGCAGGCCGAGCGGGCGGGCCCGGTGCCGGGCGGTGAGGTGGATCCGGCGCCGCGGGCGGATAATGGGAATATTGCGGATCCCCCCGATGCGGGGAGTCGTGATCAGTGA